In Scomber scombrus chromosome 17, fScoSco1.1, whole genome shotgun sequence, the following proteins share a genomic window:
- the slc35f6 gene encoding solute carrier family 35 member F6, with product MAWTKYQLFLAGLMLTTGSLNTLSAKWADTFSAKGCKDNPEHSFSHPFVQAVGMFLGELSCLAAFYILLCHDRRRPEPKMNPASFNPLLFFAPAMCDMTATSIMYVALNMTSASSFQMLRGAVIIFTGLLSVAFLGRRLLTSQWLGIFITIVGLLIVGLADFFSGHKDDHKLSDVITGDLLIIMAQVIVSVQMVLEEKFVYKHDVHPLRAVGTEGFFGFVVLSLLLIPMYFIPVGDFGNNPRRVLEDALDAFCQIGHQPLILLALLGNTVSIAFFNFAGISVTKEISATTRMVLDSLRTLVIWVVSMGLGWEQFHGLQVLGFLVLLLGTALYNGLHRPLLARIPCCAGMVTEEEENSSGERERLLNNSTVQADAES from the exons ATGGCTTGGACAAAATACCAGCTGTTCCTCGCGGGACTTATGCTCACAACCGGCTCCTTAAACACACTATCGGCAAA ATGGGCTGACACGTTCTCAGCGAAGGGTTGCAAGGACAACCCTGAACATTCTTTCTCTCACCCGTTTGTACAG GCAGTGGGAATGTTTCTGGGAGAGCTGAGCTGTTTGGCGGCCTTTTACATCTTACTTTGCCACGACAGACGTAGGCCAGAGCCCAAGATGAACCCAGCTAGCTtcaaccctctcctcttcttcgcACCGGCCATGTGTGACATGACGGCCACCTCCATCATGTATGTTG CACTTAACATGACGAGCGCCTCCAGCTTCCAGATGTTGCGTGGAGCTGTCATCATCTTCACCGGTCTGCTCTCTGTGGCTTTTCTGGGGCGTCGCCTTTTGACCAGCCAGTGGCTTGGCATCTTCATCACCATCGTGGGCCTGTTGATAGTGGGCCTCGCCGACTTCTTCAGCGGGCATAAAGACGACCACAAACTCAGTGACGTCATCACTG GAGACCTTCTGATCATCATGGCTCAGGTCATTGTTTCAGTGCAGATGGTCCTGGAGGAAAAGTTTGTCTACAAACATGACGTCCATCCTCTGCGGGCTGTTGGTACTGAAG GTTTCTTTGGTTTCGTTGTTCTGTCGCTGCTGCTCATCCCCATGTATTTCATCCCTGTGGGCGACTTCGGCAACAACCCTCGGCGTGTGCTAGAGGACGCATTGGACGCCTTCTGTCAGATCGGGCACCAGCCTCTCATCCTGCTCGCTCTGCTGGGTAACACGGTCAGCATCGCCTTCTTCAACTTTGCCGGGATCAGCGTCACCAAAGAGATCAGCGCCACCACCCGCATGGTGCTGGACAGCCTGCGCACGCTGGTCATTTGGGTGGTGAGCATGGGGTTGGGTTGGGAGCAGTTTCACGGGCTGCAGGTGCTGGGCTTCCTTGTCCTGCTGCTCGGCACAGCACTTTACAATGGACTGcaccgccccctgctggccaggATACCGTGCTGCGCTGGGATGGTGACCGAAGAGGAAGAGAACAGCtcaggagaaagggagagactGCTGAATAACAGCACGGTGCAGGCCGATGCTGAGAGCTAA